From the Lysinibacillus fusiformis genome, the window AAATAATAGTAAGGGGTGTTTGGCGATGACGCAGATCAATCTTAAAAGTGATGTATTAGCAAAGGATGAGCAATATGTATGGCATTCCATGAAACCTTATAATCCGCAGGCTACGTATGTGGTGGAGAAATCTGATGGTGCAAGAATCATTGATACAGATGGTGTAGAATATATTGATGCGATGGCTGGGCTATGGTGTGTCAACGTTGGTTATGGTCGTAAAGAATTAGCGGATGCAGCACATGAACAAATGATGAAAAATGCATATGCACCTTTATCTCAGGGACATTTGCCTGCAGTAGAATTAGCTGAAAAGCTAAATGAAATGCTTGGTGGCGATTATGTTATTTTCTTCTCTAATAGTGGGTCAGAGGCAAATGAAACAGCATTTAAAATAGCGCGACAATATCATCAGCAAAAAGGGCAAAGTTCTCGCTATAAAGTTGTCTCTCGTTACCGTGCGTATCATGGTAACTCCTTTGGGGCATTAGCGGCAACAGGGCAGGCAGAACGTAAATATAAATATGAGCCACTGTCACCAGGTTTTATCCATGTTGCACCACCTGATCAATATCGTGAACATGAAAGTGATACGAGCGCGCCATTAGATTTAGCAAGTGTAAAGGCTGTAGATAAAACCATGACATGGGAACTGAGCGATACGATTGCAGCGATGATCTTAGAGCCTATTATTACAGGTGGTGGTGTCATTATGCCTCCAGAAAACTATTTAAAAGGTATTGAGGAAGTATGTAAAAAACACGGCGCTTTAATGATTGTGGATGAGGTTATTTGTGGTTTTGGTCGAACAGGTAGGCCCTTTGGATTTATGAATTATGGTGTAAAGCCTGATATTATTACGATGGCGAAAGG encodes:
- a CDS encoding aspartate aminotransferase family protein, producing the protein MTQINLKSDVLAKDEQYVWHSMKPYNPQATYVVEKSDGARIIDTDGVEYIDAMAGLWCVNVGYGRKELADAAHEQMMKNAYAPLSQGHLPAVELAEKLNEMLGGDYVIFFSNSGSEANETAFKIARQYHQQKGQSSRYKVVSRYRAYHGNSFGALAATGQAERKYKYEPLSPGFIHVAPPDQYREHESDTSAPLDLASVKAVDKTMTWELSDTIAAMILEPIITGGGVIMPPENYLKGIEEVCKKHGALMIVDEVICGFGRTGRPFGFMNYGVKPDIITMAKGITSAYLPLSATAVKREIYEAFTGSEAYGYFRHVNTFGGSPVACAVALKNIEILEQEALFDRSKEIGAATLETLQQELQHHPNVGDVRGKGLLIGIELVVDKVSKEPLPVEKVNAVIAACKGQGVIIGKNGATVAGFNNVLTLSPPLNIAQEDLDRILNVVVNSLNTL